A window of Flavobacterium psychrophilum genomic DNA:
TTACGAGTTTAAACAAAATGGGATTTGCGAGTTTAAAAATGGGTATTACGACTGGAATAAATTTTATAATGACACTGTCACGGACAAGGAAACTAGAGTAATTCAATATCTTGGAGCAGAAACCCAATATAAAATATCGAAGAAAAGCTTAAGAATATTTAACCTTGCCAGTAAAAAATGGGATGCTTTCGGTATTAGTAAAATTACTAAGGACACCCTCATATTAAAGAATTATAAAGGCTTAATAACCTTTTCAAAAAATATATATAATACGTCTAAAGTTCCAGATTTTGATGCGATTATAGTTTCTTCTTCGTCTTGTTATGGCGCATGTCCTGCCAATGAAATCATAATATCAAAAAAAGGTGACGTACTTTATAAGGGAAATTTCTATGTTGAAAAAAAAGGTTGGTATACGTCAAAAATAGCGCAATCTCAGTTTAAGGAGATTTCAGAAAGATTTCAGAAAGCCAATTATATAGTGCTTAAAGATGATTACTACACCACGGTAACTGACAACCGTAGTGTTTCTGTTTCTTTTATAAAAAATGGTAAAATTTTTAAAACGATTGAAGATTATGCTGATTCTGCACCTAAAGAATTAATATGGGCTTATGTTCCTGTAATAATGCTGGCGCAAAAGCTAGATCTAAAGCCTAAGCAAGTTACTCCTTTTCTCAGTAATACTATTTTCAATTCAAGTTTAACTACGGGCGATAATTTAAAATCGATGGAGTTAACTGCTTCTGAAGGATTTTATCTCGTGTCACTCTTGCTGGATGCAAAAGTTACTAATGCAACATTCAATGATAATTATAACTGGTCTTACACTACACCCGCAGTTACAAAAATTACTACTGACGGAAGGTATTACAAGATTCGTTATATAGATGACAAAATCGAAATTAGAGATATAGGCTTTAATTTTATAACCGAAAACAAACTAAAGAACAAACTCGAAACCATAAAGAACTAATGAACAGAATTACTCAACTTTTTAATATTAAATATCCCATAATACAGGCGGGAATGATATGGGCAAGCGGATATAAACTGGCAAGTGCGGTTAGCAACGCTGGGGGACTTGGTATAATTGGTGCAGGCTCTATGTACCCGGATGTACTCCGTGAGCACATACAGAAATGCAAGAAAGCAACAGATAAGCCTTTTGCAGTTAATGTACCTATGCTATATCCAAATATTGAAGAGATAATGAATATTATAGTAGAAGAAGGTGTTAAGATCGTTTTTACTTCTGCCGGAAATCCTAAAACATGGACAGCTTTTTTAAAAGAAAAAGGCATCACCGTTGTACATGTGGTAAGTAGCGTGAAATTTGCACTTAAAGCTCAGGAAGCTGGTGTTGATGCTGTTGTTGCCGAAGGTTTTGAAGCCGGAGGACACAATGGGCGTGAGGAGACTACCACGTTCACACTTATCCCTATGGTTAAAGAAAAACTGGATGTACCGCTTATTGCCGCAGGTGGTATTGCAACAGGCGAGGGCATGCTTGCTGCTATGGTTTTAGGTGCTGACGGTGTGCAGATAGGCAGCCGTTTTGCTGCCTCTGTAGAATCATCATCGCATGAAAAATTTAAGCAGGCAATTGTTGATGCGCAGGATGGCGATACACATGTTACGTTAAAAGAACTGGCTCCGGTGCGTCTTATCAAAAATAAGTTTTTTCACGATGTAGTGGCGCTATATGCCAATGCGCCAACTGTCGACGATCTTAAGACACTATTGGGCCGAGCAAGGGCAAAAAAAGGTATGTTTGAAGGAGATCTTGACGAAGGTGAGCTAGAGATTGGGCAGATAGCGGGTATCATTCACGATATAAAACCGGCGGGCGATATTCTTCATGAAATTATCTCCGATTTTGAAAGAGCAAAACAAAAAGCAACAAATTTATAAATTCAAATCCCAACTAATCTAGTTGGGATTTTTTTATTTGTTTACTACTATATATAGAAGTTCGCTGTCAAAGATTGCTGCGGGTGAAATTACCTTTTCATGTTTTGGAATAGTATTGCCATAACGTTCTTTAAGTTTAGCTTTTACGGCTGGGTTAGAAAGATCAAAATCGGCTAATTCTTCAAGTTTACCGATTTCCAGACCCGTTCCTTCTTTGTAAATTTTCCAGATCAATTCTGAACAGTATATTCTGTCGTCACTCCATTCAAAGTAAAGGTCATAATTTTTGCCTGTCATTCTCTTTCCTGCCGCCTGCATTTTTTTCAAGTTATCGGCGGTCAGTACTTTATCATTTTTAAGGCGCTTTACTACGTAATGGCTGTCCTTACCTCGAGCAATCCAGTCGGCAAGTGGTGTTTTCTGTACAGGTTGCATTGCTTCAAAAACATAATATTTCCCATCGTCAAGAAAGATCAGACCACAATGCGAAAATTTAGATTTGGTAGCCAGTTGTATTGCCTGGCTTTGCGCCGATTGCGATGTCTGAAAAATCAGGTCGCCATTCTGTAGGCTTTTAGTATTTACAGGATCTTTTTGACAGCTGATAAATAAAATAGCTATTAAAATTGTCAGAATACTAATTCTCATTTTTTTGATGTTTGAATTTTTGACCTATTTTAAATGCTGAATAGGTTACCAGAATAACCATGGCAAATTGAATTATAGCCATATTAGTAGTGCTCGTAATTGGATAATTATACTTTAGTTCTTTTGATGAAATATCAGGGGTGACATATTGATTGTTTACTATCATCAGAAATGAAAAGGCAACAATAAGAACCTGTACGAGACCTAAAAATAAAATATTTGCTATTTTGTTGTATTTAAATGTAGAATACAAATACCAACTAGTATAAATTATTATGCTGAAAAATATTGTAAGTGCAAGTACGAAATATAAAGGACTTAATACAAAGTAGGTATCATGTATGTTTATATCTATGCTGTTTTCTTTAAATGCCTTAAAACCAAATGCGAAAATGGTCAACAGTATTGAAAGTAGTAATGGTGAAAATAGTAAGATATATTTTTTAAATGTTTTCATTTGTCGTTAAGAAATATCCTTCAAATATAAAAAAAGGCGCTAATAAAGCGCCTTCATTCAGAATTAAAATATATTAAAATTTATTTTCTACTTCTGCCGCTTCCAGCATGAGGTAATGCAGGTCGGTATTTTTAACGAATGGTTTTAGCAGATTGCTTCCCGGGCCAAACATTGCCAGTTCAACATAGTCTGCTGAGTGATCCATGCTTATCCATCCAACAGAATTGCTCTTTTGCTGAATCTGTGAGAATGCTTTAAACGGAACCTTTTTGTAATTATACAGTCCGCCTTCTTCTTTATGTAATCCATCGTAATAGGTCAGGATGGTTTTTGCATCTTCTTCAGACAGTGTAGTTTTATTGGCACTTTCAACAATTTCACGTACCTGCGCAACTGTATTGTTTGGCTTAATAGTATTCAAGATCCACTCGTTAGTGTGTGTGTATTTCTGAATGCTGTCAAAATTATTGTTGGCATCTTTACCATAAATAACACCCGGATTGGCATTACCATGATCGGTAGTTATCACAACCAGTGTATTGCCATCTTTCTCTGCGAAATCTATAGCCACTTTAATAGCTTCATCAAATGCCGCCTGATCGTAAAGTAATGCAGCAATATCGTTAGCATGAGCACCCCAGTCTACCTTACCGCCTTCAATTTGCAGCACAAAGCCATTTTTATGGTTCTTCATACGATCAATAGCTTTTTGAGCCATTTCTGCAAGGGTAGGGGTGTTTTCAGAAAGTTGTTTATCATTTAACCTGTCAATGCTATACGGAAGTCCGTCATCAGCAAAAACGCCAAGGATCGGCTTAGTAATATCGGCAGCCATCATTTCCTTACGGTTACGCGCAACTTGCCATCCTTTGTTTTTATAATAGGTGTAAACATCTTTTTTGTCCTTACGCAGTTCGGGGCTAAAATAGTTGTTACCACCGCCCATCATAATATCAAAACCAAGGTCGGGATATTGCTCTGCAATTTCTTCCTGGGCATTTCGGCTTTTGCTGTTTACACAAAAACCAGATGGAGTAGCGTGTGTAATAGGTACAGTAGTAACACAGCCCGCCATTTTACCGGCTTTCTTGAATTTTTGCCAGATAGGCATGTTTACTTCACCTTTAGGTCCGATGTTTAGCGATCCGTTATTTACGCGTGCGCCGCCGCCCCATGATGAGCTTGCAGCGGAAGAATCGGTAACAATAGAGCTGGCAGAAGCAGTATCCATTAATGCGCGGCTAACGCGCTGGTCTTTATATAACTGAAGCCAGTTAGAACCTTTACCTGTTTTTCTGCTAAGGTATAGGTCGGCCATGTTTAGGGTGCCGTTACTCATACCGTCGCTAACCATAAATATTATATTTTTGGCCTTTTTGTTTTTATTTAAACTATTTATGTCGAGTACATTGGCAGTGCTTTCAAATGGATTTATAAGTGTTGCGCCAAGTGTAAAAAGTGATCCGTTCCTAAAAAACTTTCTCCTGTTCATTGTAAATTAAGTTAGATTTCCAAAGGTAAAAAACTACAGCAAACCAACAGCAAAGGCAATATTATTTAAGCGTTATTTATTACGAAATGCTTTTTTGATATAGTTCATCTTTTATCGTTTATGAAAGAAAATTTTTATATTTGAATAACCAACAATCTCAATATGAAACTTTCAACTATTATTACCGCTTTGTCATTTACATTGTTTACTCTATCAAATTTATCTGCGCAGGAGAGTGAACCAGACGGAATTTTCACACCGGGAACTACCCAAACCATGAAGGCTATTAATGTAACACCAGTTTGCTGGGTGAACACTTCAAATGAATTTAATGCATATATTCCCGGAGAAACCCCAATATTATTAACGATTCAGAATGAAAAGAAACCGGATCTTGGTATGCTCCCCGAATTTAAAACGGTTTTTATGACAGCTTACTGCTTTGTACTTACTTCAGCAGACGATAAGCGCTATTATTTTGGCGTTGAAAGTAAAGAAGAAAAGCAAATGAACGAAATCCTTAAGAACTTGGGCAGTGAATTTATAAAAGCTGATTACGGTTACGGTTTTGCAAAACATACTGTGAAAGATAAAAGCCTTGAAAAGCTAAAGGCGGCTAAAAGTGTGTATGATATATTAGGAAAGGATTGAGATAAAAAAAAACCGCACTTTTCAGCGCGGTCTAAATAACTAAAAACAATTATTGTAATATAACTTATACAGTTACGGCTACAGGCGTAGGTGTTGCAGCAGGCTCAAATTCCATGATAACTTGGTTGCGGATAATGTCTTCAAAAGTTTCACGCTCCCTTATAACGTGGCCTTTGCCTTCGTACCAAAGTATTTCGGCAGGGCGTACGCGCGAGTTGTAATTGCTGCTCATAGAGAAGCAATATGCTCCTGCGTTGCGGAAACTTAATATATCACCTTCTTTAATTTCTGCAATACGTCGGTTGCTTGCAAATGTATCTGTCTCGCAGATATAACCTACAACAGAGTAGAAACGCTCTTTACCTTTAGGGTTAGAGATGTTTTCTATATGATGGTGCGAACCATAGAACATTGGGCGTATAAGGTGATTGAAGCCACTGTCAATTCCTGCAAAT
This region includes:
- a CDS encoding alkaline phosphatase; the protein is MNRRKFFRNGSLFTLGATLINPFESTANVLDINSLNKNKKAKNIIFMVSDGMSNGTLNMADLYLSRKTGKGSNWLQLYKDQRVSRALMDTASASSIVTDSSAASSSWGGGARVNNGSLNIGPKGEVNMPIWQKFKKAGKMAGCVTTVPITHATPSGFCVNSKSRNAQEEIAEQYPDLGFDIMMGGGNNYFSPELRKDKKDVYTYYKNKGWQVARNRKEMMAADITKPILGVFADDGLPYSIDRLNDKQLSENTPTLAEMAQKAIDRMKNHKNGFVLQIEGGKVDWGAHANDIAALLYDQAAFDEAIKVAIDFAEKDGNTLVVITTDHGNANPGVIYGKDANNNFDSIQKYTHTNEWILNTIKPNNTVAQVREIVESANKTTLSEEDAKTILTYYDGLHKEEGGLYNYKKVPFKAFSQIQQKSNSVGWISMDHSADYVELAMFGPGSNLLKPFVKNTDLHYLMLEAAEVENKF
- a CDS encoding peptidoglycan peptidase, producing the protein MLTILIAILFISCQKDPVNTKSLQNGDLIFQTSQSAQSQAIQLATKSKFSHCGLIFLDDGKYYVFEAMQPVQKTPLADWIARGKDSHYVVKRLKNDKVLTADNLKKMQAAGKRMTGKNYDLYFEWSDDRIYCSELIWKIYKEGTGLEIGKLEELADFDLSNPAVKAKLKERYGNTIPKHEKVISPAAIFDSELLYIVVNK
- a CDS encoding 2-nitropropane dioxygenase; this translates as MNRITQLFNIKYPIIQAGMIWASGYKLASAVSNAGGLGIIGAGSMYPDVLREHIQKCKKATDKPFAVNVPMLYPNIEEIMNIIVEEGVKIVFTSAGNPKTWTAFLKEKGITVVHVVSSVKFALKAQEAGVDAVVAEGFEAGGHNGREETTTFTLIPMVKEKLDVPLIAAGGIATGEGMLAAMVLGADGVQIGSRFAASVESSSHEKFKQAIVDAQDGDTHVTLKELAPVRLIKNKFFHDVVALYANAPTVDDLKTLLGRARAKKGMFEGDLDEGELEIGQIAGIIHDIKPAGDILHEIISDFERAKQKATNL